GAGACCTTCAAGGATTTGATCTGTTTTATTCTCTGATGTACTTATATCTGCATGGTTGAATGAAAATACTGAACTCACTTTCCTGTGTTGAAAGAGACCTTGGATTTGGTCAGTAGGAATTAAAGTTCTCACTAACCAAGACTTGTCCTTTCCAAGTGTCCTTTTTAGTATAAGTACAGGGttggaggggggttggggtgtTGTGTGTATCTGTGTTGACACTGGCAACTACTGAGAACTGTCCCTATGCTCAGGCATCTCCTGACAGAGGTTACATGAAAAAttactccagggatccctgggtggcgcagtggtttggcgcttgcctttggcccagggcgcgatcctggagacccgggatcgaatcccacatcaggctcccggtgcatggatcctgcttctccctctgcctgtgtctctgcctctctttctctctctctgtgactatcataaataaataaaaattaaaaaaaaaaaaattactccagggcagtcccggtggctcagcggtttagcgctgcctgcagcccagggtgtgatcctggagacccgggatcaagtcccacatcgggctccctacatggagcctgcttctccctctgcctgtgtctctgcttttctctctcttctttgtgtattcttatgaataaataaataaaatctttaaaaaagaaaaattactccGGATACTCAGAGGATAAGTAAGACTTTGATCATTGCAGTTTAGACTACAACATACTCCACCCTCGAAGCAAGAGTGaccattttggtttttgattgtgggttttttttttttaaagtaattataataaagtaaaatacagtTATCCTCATTATTCGTGGattctgtatttatgaatttacttatttgctaaaatgtatttgtaaccCTAAAATCAGTATTCATGGTGCTTTTGCAGATATTTGCAGTCTGAAGCAGAATGAAAAAATTTGAGTTGTGCACAGCAGTACGTTTCACCTGGGGTCAAACAGAGCACCATGCTGCCCTACTTCAAGCTCTTATACTATATACTATAAGCAAGGGTCCTTTTCATGGTCTGTGTAATGccacattttttgcatttttgtgattTTGGTGATGATGTCTGGTGTTTAAAATGGACCCCAAGCATAGTGCTAGAGTGCTGTTTAGTGTTcctaagtgcaaaaaaaaaaaaaaaggtacactaAGACTGTGATGTGTCTTATGGAGAAAATACGTCTGTTAGGTAAACtttgttcaggcatgagttaCAGTGCTGGCTATGAGTTCAACGTTAATGAGTCAACAATATATATCGAATAAAGTGTCCTTAAACATAAACATGCATAAAACATGTATTGTTCAGTTGAAGAAAATGTAGCCAGAGGTACGTGAGAATCTAACCCTCTATTTTTCTCAGGAGCAGTTATTCAGTATTCCTTAATTCATTATTCACAGTGAATAGTTACAGAGCATAACTAGAATCAGCTATACctttaaaggaaggaaggaaggaacttcAGTGTCTGTATATATCCTTAATGATTTTCTTCCCTAATTGCATTAgctttaccctttttttttaagaatttttttcttataaaaataatgcgTGTTCATCGTAGAGAATTTGGAAAACAGACTGGTGATAAGGACGAAATAAAAACACCCACACGTAACTTAACATTTTGGTTCTTACTCTCTGTCTCCATCCATTCCAGCTGCTCTAACAGAATGCCATAGAGTAGCTCAAATAATAACCGTTTCTCACAGTTTGAGAGGCCGGAAGTCCAGGATCATGGCACCAGCAGATAATGTTGTGTGGTGAGGGCCTGCTTCCTGTGTAAATAAATGACCattttcttgctgtgtcttcacatgacaGAAGGGGCAAAGGAGCACTCTGGAATCTCTGTTATAAGGGCACTAatgaaggctccaccctcatgacctaatttaaacatgaatttgggggaggatgtaaacattcagtctgtagcaCCCTTTTAGTCTTTTTTCGCTATTTGGAGATAAATATTTGCGTGTGCATGTTTTAAAGGGATCATTTATATTTGTCCTGCAGATTGGAATGTGCTTCAAGCACTTGTCATTTTGATTCATCTTTTTCTTGGGCAAGACTCCTAGTTTGACTGGGGTAGCTGTGGCTGATGGACTACCTGGTCAGAAGAGCCTCTAGGATCCTCCACGGTCCTAGCCCTGTCCTGCAGGTCCCCTCTGCCTTCTCCACTGCCTCCAGGCTAGAAGGAAATATTAGGAAGTTCATATGAATATTTGATCCCAGTAAGATGTCCTGCAGAATAAATTTGATACTTTGAAGTATTTCATTATTCACTCTGGATCTGACAGGCTGGCCTgctctctgccttgggctccctggggtTGATGATTTGGCTGATGGCAACACCTCATAGCCATGAAACTGAGCAAAAAAGACTGGGACTTCTTGCTGGATTTGCTTTCCTTACAGGTATGTTAGGAATTGGGCTacttggggtgggaggggggtccTATATCTAGTATCTCTTTAGACTAAGGCCTCAGATTTGTATGTATTCTGATTCACTCCAACTGATGCACTGTACCATTCAATCTTGTATTTGAGTGTATTTTTCCTTGTATTGCATTATTTCGTAGAAGTACATCTTGCTTTCCCATCCAGAGGATAAGCTCTTTATGATTAGTGACTGTgacttctaccttttttttttttttgtgacttctACTTTTGTATCTAAAAGTAAGCATTTGTGTGTTTGAATGAATGAGCTTAGGTAGCATAACTTGTTAATGGTCGAAGTGGGACTACACTAGGCCTGAAACTTTAACTTGACTCACACTGGCAACAATCATTCCTACGACTGTTTATTCTGAACTTTGCAGACAGTTAATTAAAGCCATACATTGAGATCCATCCAACAGAGCACTTTGCTGATTCtcaagaaaagaattaaaaacataactcTTGTAGAATTATCATTAAGGGAAAGAGGACTCGAGCTACATAGTAAAAATACTTGCAGAGAAGCATTTGACTTAGTACAACTTGTTTTGAGTCTATCTAATCTTAAGTAGTGTTGAAGTAGAAAGGAAGGGATTTAGAGATTTAAGATTTTTAACATAGAGAAGGCTTGCTTTTGAAGGCATTAAGGTGTGGAATTACCATAAGGAGGGAGAGTAGCAAGAGTGAGGAAATGTTGGGGCTGCAGCAGGTGGCCCCGGCACTCTCCTGTTGGCAGGTGTCCACCTGCAGAACCAGTCTGGCCTTTTCTACAAAGGGAGTCAGTCCTACAGGACTACAGGCTGCTGGCCGCAAGGCCCTGCTTTGCTCTTGGACCTTCTATCCTAATTTCCTTATCTGGCCCCTGTTATGTCTCACATCACTCCTCCTCAGAGTATTGCAGCCTTAGAACTTCGCTCAAAAATGTTTGACAtgctcatttcctttttcctaatgTGTATTCATCTGGGGTCATCTGTGATTTTCTGCTAAGAGAACTGTTTTGTagctctatgagtaaataaataattcagtcaaGTATATGTTCTCTAGAAAACAAGGAgtatagaggagagagagagttaattatttttagtacacatgttttagtttttttaggaACACGTGGGCATGCCTGTGCTTTTGATGGTCAGATTTTGGACAAGGGTCCTCTTCAGGAATTGATGGTAATACCATGTTTTGGGGCCTTTGTTTTCTAGGAGTTGGCCTGGGCCCTGCTCTGGAGCTGTGCATTGCCATCAACCCCAGGTAAGTATTTTAGTAGCATCTTaggtgtttttattattgagaatATGCCTCCTAAACAGAGGTTTGCAGACCTGTAGCCCTCAGTCTAATGATCTTTTCCTCTTACAGCATTCTTCCCACCGCCTTCATGGGCACAGCAATGATCTTTACCTGCTTCACCCTGAGTGCCCTCTATGCCAGGCGCCGGAGCTACCTCTTTCTGGGAGGTAAGTGTGGATTGGAAAACAGCCTCCGCTTTAGCCAGAATTCTCACTGGAACTCTTTTCCTATCTTCCAGCATCTTGTGCTTGTTGGGTTGAAATTGAAAGActtagggcagccagggtggctcagcgatttagcgccaccttcagcccagggtgtgatcctgaagacccgggatcgagtcgcacgtcgggctccctgtgtggagcctgcttctccctctgcctgtgtctctgcctctctctctccctctctctctctctctctttctctctctctcatgaagaaataaaatcttaagaaaatcgAAGGCTTAATTTGGGAGGGAAAGTAAGGAAAGGCTTTATCGGGTTGCCTTACTTTGCTTTGGCTTTTCTTAGGATGGCTTTTTGTCATTCTTACAGGTGTCTTGATGTCAGCCATGAGTCTGATGCTCTTATCTTCCCTGGGGAACCTTTTCTTTGGATCCATTTGGCTTTTCCAGGTGAGACTTTGCATATAACTTTTCAGCAGCCATCTCCTTGCACTTCTTGTTCTTGCTTCACCTTAAAGCAAGGTAGACCAAAAATCCTTCAGAATGCTCACTTTTGTTGGGCAGTGCAGAATTGTACAAGGGAAGTAATGTGGTCTTTATTGTAGCTTCCGTGCCCAAGAATGTTAATGTCAGTAGGGTTAGCATTTTTTGTACTTTCAGATGGCCAAGAGCCAAAAAGAGGCACAGCTGGTTTTTCCCTCTGTGGCATCTGCTGCCTGGTGACctccttctttcattcttcttttcttagGCAAACCTGTATGTGGGGCTGGTGGTCATGTGTGGCTTTGTCCTTTTTGATACTCAACTCATTATTGAAAAGGCTGAAAATGGAGATAAGGATTATATCTGGTGAGTGAAAACTGGTCTTTAATGTCTCCCTTTCAGTCGCCGTCAGTAGGGTAGAGTAGACCAGGTGGCACTGGCCAACTTAAGTGACCCACCTTCAGGAGCGTACATGGTAGGGTAGGGTACCTATGGTTTGGGAAAGGGCAGGGTCTCCCTCAATTCCCGAAAGACAccagctcttttaaaaattcaactaatagggcagcccgggtggctcagcagtttagcgccaccttcagcccaaggcatgatcctggagacccaggattgaatcccacatcgggctccctgcatggagcctgcttctccctctgcctgtatctctgcctctctcccccccgcccccctctgtctctcatgaataaataaatctttaaaaaaaattgaactaatATGCATTTAATTATCCTTTTAATAGGGGTTATTTCTAGGCATAGGAGAAAGGTCTCCCTTTCTTTTtactctatatttttatattttttaaaccttgaATGATGAGAAGATACAGTTTTTGTAACATACaactttaaaaagatgtataatTCTTAGAGTCTCTTAACTAATTGATGGTGGTCCGAGGTTCAGATGCAGGCCCCTGCGGTCTAAAGcccagttttcttttccctctgctgcaTGGCTTTGTTGCTTTGAGAAGGCTCTCAGGCACTAGAGTTTTACTTAGTTGGTGGTACGGTGTTGGCGAAGCTCACTTATGAGTGGGCATGGGGTTTTTATGCTCTTGCCTCTGTAGGCTGTAGATAAAGGAAGGTGGGAAATGCCAACTGGTAATCTAGTTCTTCTGTTTCAGGCACTGCGTTGACCTCTTCTTAGATTTCGTTACCCTCTTCAGAAAACTCATGATGATCCTGGCTATGAATGAGAAGGTTAGTCCATCCACTCCTTGAAGATGAGAGAATGGCACCTGAACTCAACATCTGTGTAAACTTCAAATTTGAAAACTGACACACTGTATAGGTCCAGGCTAACTGTAAGGCCGCTGAGTAAGAGGTAAACCAGAAGTCTTTAGGCCAaggaacaagggaaaaaaatccttaataacaaaccaaaaaaaaaaaaaaaaaaaaaattacacacacaatCCAAGAGGGGGtgccttggctggctcagttggtggaccGTGTGAGttttgacctcagggttgtgagtttaagccccacattgggtgtagaaattacttaaaagtaaaaatatcttaaaaaaaaaaaaaacaaatccctgAGATTAGtatcaaaagagaaagagatttaagTGGCAGCAAGAAACAGCCTACTATATGAATTTAAAGGCTGTAAAAATAGTTATGACTCAGAGAAAGATATTCTATGGGATTTAATATTAGCTTTTATAAACACGTGTCAGAAGTAGACCGGTTTTATTCGTTTGTTAGTCTTGTTTCTAGAGAAGCATTCTGTATGTGGTTAGTGTAAACAGTCTACTCCAGCAGGAGGGGAACAAATGAAACCATGAGATTTTTCTTACCTTAGTAGGGCacaagggggggcgggggcggtggtggtggtggtggtggtggtggtggaggaggaagcaggtgAGTAGGTGGGATTGGTGGCTCTCTGTCTTATCTGTGCCAGGACTAGACTGAGCTCCAAGCAGGTTTCAGCCAAAGCAACTCAACTTGCTCCTGTTTAATATACTGGGCTTCCACCTAGGATTGAATGAAGACTTCATTGGGGCTAGATTATTTCTGGGTGTTGGTTTGTGCTCAGGATTTATGCTTCTCGGACTAATGGAAAGTTGGTCTTGGCCTCTTGTGTAGTTATTTTAGGGTGGATACAGCCTTCAGTGGTTGGGATTTGAGCTGTGGTGGTAATGAGTGAGCCAAGAGTGGTCGGTCAGGCGGCCCAGCTGG
This genomic interval from Vulpes lagopus strain Blue_001 chromosome 21, ASM1834538v1, whole genome shotgun sequence contains the following:
- the TMBIM6 gene encoding bax inhibitor 1 yields the protein MNIFDRKINFDALLKFSHITPSTQQHLKKVYASFALCMFVAAAGAYVHVVTHFLQAGLLSALGSLGLMIWLMATPHSHETEQKRLGLLAGFAFLTGVGLGPALELCIAINPSILPTAFMGTAMIFTCFTLSALYARRRSYLFLGGVLMSAMSLMLLSSLGNLFFGSIWLFQANLYVGLVVMCGFVLFDTQLIIEKAENGDKDYIWHCVDLFLDFVTLFRKLMMILAMNEKDKKKEKK